In the genome of Entelurus aequoreus isolate RoL-2023_Sb linkage group LG08, RoL_Eaeq_v1.1, whole genome shotgun sequence, one region contains:
- the ghdc gene encoding GH3 domain-containing protein, with protein MAVASFRAAVLFFLVVTSVLVAVLIQTEAMLPRLAVTSVGVFSLVGMALVWKDLRSKVRGHGRTSSSLLGQYVAMKAVGWLGRRQRAKLEGDTVDVRKVQEDTLIGRLRKNQQTTYGKQFDFSSIKDSATFRARHPITTYEHYRELIGRVAVGEEKVITAEKVLILAMTSGTSGPSAMLLSTRDTNAEFFLQGVAVCLDAMRQAFPATDSLQRTTKFFYTPTFRQSEAGIPIGPNSSTPASSRHMLNLYTTPAPAFQVPSEKDTLYLHLLFALKDPSVGTLESNFASTVFYAFSALQERWQELVEDIERGKVSAALNLEPDVRLKLEALMKPDPKRASELRAHFEAGFQGIAKRLWPDLHLVLAVDSGSNQIYGEMLRANYCLGIPFYSPFYAATEGLIGVNLWPEDPRRRYLLCPRSMFCEFLPESSLEEESPPTLLMEEVKEGHNYELVITNAAGLFRYRIGDIVKVAGFHNRCPIVEFQYRRGQMLNVRGEKVSEALFLNALKKAVTQWPGAQLVDYCCAESGILGDSTGGSDPHYQVFIELKGVRNLTEEQRYKLDVCLQQASAVYRSYRMKGSIGPMRVQLVAHGAFSELCKQMMSFSNTSPNTFKMHRVLRRKEYADFLLGKTVS; from the exons ATGGCTGTGGCGTCTTTTCGAGCTGCTGTGCTGTTCTTTCTAGTGGTTACATCGGTTCTCGTCGCCGTCCTCATCCAAACCGAGG CCATGCTGCCTCGACTGGCGGTGACCTCCGTTGGTGTGTTCTCGCTGGTGGGCATGGCGCTGGTTTGGAAGGACCTCCGGTCTAAAGTGAGGGGGCATGGCCGGACGTCGAGCAGCCTGCTCGGCCAATACGTGGCCATGAAGGCGGTGGGCTGGCTGGGCAGGCGACAGAGGGCCAAGCTGGAGGGCGACACGGTGGACGTGAGAAAGGTCCAGGAGGATACTCTGATTGGACGTCTAAGGAAAAACCAGCAGACGACTTACGGGAAACAGTTTGATTTCAGTTCAATAAAAG ACAGCGCCACCTTTCGGGCGCGCCACCCCATCACAACGTACGAGCACTATCGTGAGCTCATAGGTCGTGTGGCGGTGGGGGAGGAGAAGGTGATCACTGCTGAGAAGGTCCTAATCCTGGCTATGACTTCTGGGACCTCTGGGCCCAGCGCCATGCTGCTCAGCACCAGGGACACCAACGCAGAGTTCTTCCTGCAG GGCGTGGCTGTGTGTCTCGACGCCATGCGCCAAGCGTTCCCAGCAACAGACAGCCTTCAGCGCACCACAAAGTTCTTCTACACGCCAACGTTTCGCCAGTCCGAGGCCGGCATTCCTATCGGGCCCAATTCCTCCACACCAGCCTCCTCTCGCCACATGCTCAACCTCTACACCACGCCGGCGCCCGCCTTCCAG GTTCCTAGCGAGAAGGACACGCTCTACCTCCATCTCCTCTTTGCACTCAAAGACCCAAGTGTGGGGACACTGGAGTCCAACTTTGCCTCCACTGTCTTCTACGCCTTCAGCGCTTTGCAG GAGCGCTGGCAGGAACTGGTAGAAGACATAGAGCGAGGGAAGGTGAGCGCTGCTCTCAATCTGGAGCCTGATGTTAGACTCAAGCTTGAAGCTCTCATGAAGCCGGACCCCAAGAGAGCCTCTGAGCTGCGGGCACACTTCGAGGCAGGCTTTCAGGGAATCGCCAAGCGTCTTTGGCCTGACCTCCACCTGGTTCTTGCTGTTGACTCGGGCTCCAATCAGATTTACGGGGAGATGTTGAGGGCAAATTACTGCCTAGGAATCCCTTTCTACTCGCCTTTCTACGCCGCTACTGAAG GCTTGATCGGGGTGAACCTGTGGCCCGAGGACCCGAGGCGGCGCTACCTGCTGTGCCCTCGCTCCATGTTCTGCGAGTTCCTGCCAGAGAGCAGCTTGGAGGAGGAGTCGCCCCCTACCCTACTGATGGAGGAGGTAAAGGAGGGGCACAACTATGAGCTGGTCATCACCAACGCAGCCGGCCTCTTCAG ATATCGTATTGGAGACATTGTGAAAGTGGCTGGATTCCACAACAGATGTCCGATTGTTGAGTTTCAATACAG GCGTGGTCAGATGTTGAACGTTCGTGGGGAGAAAGTGTCCGAGGCGTTGTTCCTTAACGCTTTAAAGAAAGCTGTCACTCAGTGGCCCGGCGCTCAGCTGGTCGATTACTGCTGTGCAGAGAGCGGCATTCTGG GAGACTCCACTGGGGGCAGTGACCCGCACTACCAAGTCTTCATCGAGCTGAAAGGTGTAAGGAACCTCACAGAAGAGCAACGCTACAag TTGGACGTGTGCCTCCAACAGGCCTCGGCAGTGTACAGGTCCTATCGCATGAAAGGCAGCATCGGACCAATGCGGGTGCAGCTGGTGGCCCACGGTGCGTTCAGTGAACTCTGTAAGCAGATGATGAGCTTTTCCAACACCTCTCCCAACACCTTCAAAATGCACCGGGTGCTGCGGCGGAAGGAATATGCCGACTTCCTCTTGGGGAAAACGGTCTCTTGA